DNA sequence from the Pseudomonas tritici genome:
TGTTTCTGGACATCTCCAAGAACAAACAGCGCAAATGGTGCCAGATGAGCGTGTGCGGCAGCCGCGAAAAACTCAGCCGACTCAAGCAGGTTGGCGGCGCGCAGTAGTTTCGAGGTCATACGGCGGGTAGCAATTGCTCCACTTAATAGGAAGCATTACTATTCACGCCCCGCCTCACCAGTGCACCCGCAATGATCCCTCAGCCGCCCCGCAGAACAGGCTTTTTCGAACACTACGAAGAGTTGATCGGGACCTGGACGCGCCGCCTGAGAAACCGTCAGCAGGCCGAAGACCTGGCCCATGACACCTTTGTGCGGGTCCTTGAATCAACCGCCTCCGAGGTTGCGCAACCGCGCGCCTACCTGCATCAAACTGCGCGCAATATCGCCGTGGACGCCTATCGACGCGAAGACCGTCGCGAGGCCCTCACGCTGCAAGCCTGTGATCAGCGTTCGCCGCACAGTGACGACCCGGAGCATTTCATGCACGCGATCCAGTTGGCGGACTCTATCGAGCGGGCCCTGGCGGAGCTGCCGCTCAACTGCCGCCGAATTTTTATCTGGCAGAAAATCGAGGGCCTGACTCAACAGGAAATCGCCGAACGCCTGGGGCTGTCTAAAAACATGGTGGAAAAGTATATGATCCGCACCCTGCGGCATTTGCGCGACCGCCTGGACGCGATGGCGCCATGACCGCCCGTTTGAAACAGGATCTTCCATGACGGATAACCGTGCCCGAGACGAAGCCGCGCAATGGTTTGTGCGCCTGCAAGACGCCGAGTTGAGCGCTACCGAGCGCCAGCACTTCGACGCATGGCGCAATGCGCATCCCGACCACCAATACGAATTCGATGTGCTGCAAGGCGTGTGGCGCGCTACCGATTTGCTGCCCAAAGCGCATCTGCAAGCGCTGTGCGAAGCCCCGGTGGTGCGGCCCAAGCGTCGCACCGCTTTGCGTTACGCGGTGGCGGCCAGCGTGGTCGGTGTTGCTCTGGGATTGGGCCTGTTCAGCGGGCTTGGTGATCCCAAGCCTTTCAGCGCGGAGTTCAGTACACGCTTGGGCGAGCATCGTCAGGTGGCATTGCCCGATGGCTCGGTGATGGACCTCAATAGCCGCAGCATCGTCGCGGTGCACTATGAAAAAGGCCGGCGCGGTGTGGAGCTCAAGCGGGGCGAAGCGATGTTCAGTGTCGAGCATGACACCCGCCGGCCTTTCGTCGTGGCCGCCGGGGCAGGGCAGGTGACAGTGACCGGCACGCGGTTCGATGTGCGCCGTGATGAAGATCAGACCCGCGTCATGGTCGAAGCCGGTACGGTGAAGGTGCAAGGTAGTGCGCCGGACAACGTGGTGACGCTGACGGCGGGCCTGGGCACCCATGTCGACAATAAGGGGATGGTAGCGGCAGCTTACTCAGTGAATACCGAGGAACTGACCGCCTGGCGCACGGGCAAGCTGGTCTTCAATAACGCTACGTTGGGCGATGTGGCGCGGGAGGTCTCGCGTTACCGCGAGCAACCGCTGCGGGTCAGCACGCCGGCCGTGCGCGACCTGCGGCTGACCAGCGTGTTCAAGGCCAACGATACCGACGCCTTGCTCAAAGCCTTGCCGCACATCCTGCCGGTGGCCCTGCGAACCTTGCCAGACGGCAGCCAGGAAATTATTTCACGCTGACATTCAGGTTTTTTCCACGTTCTTCGTCTTCTCCTGCAACTGCAACTGGTTTGCATTAACAGCCGCGCACTCTTGCGATCACAGGACTGGGTTCGACGTGAAAAAACTTGCCGTCAACAACAATAAAATCTCCCGATGGGCGCCACTGGCCCTGGCGCTCGCGGTCAGTGCCGCGCTTCCTGCGGCTTATGCCGCCGACGCCATTCATATCGAGGCCCAGCCCCTGGGCGCGGCGCTGAGCCAATTGGGCCAGCAGACGGCCCTGCAAGTGTTCTTCAGCCCCGACATGGTCGCTGGCAAACAAGCGCCAGCGGTAGACGGCAACCTTTCCCCTGAACAAGCCCTGCGCCAGTTGCTGCAAGGCAGTGGCCTGGATTACCGGATAGATGCAGGCTCCGTGACGCTGCGCCCGCTG
Encoded proteins:
- a CDS encoding sigma-70 family RNA polymerase sigma factor gives rise to the protein MIPQPPRRTGFFEHYEELIGTWTRRLRNRQQAEDLAHDTFVRVLESTASEVAQPRAYLHQTARNIAVDAYRREDRREALTLQACDQRSPHSDDPEHFMHAIQLADSIERALAELPLNCRRIFIWQKIEGLTQQEIAERLGLSKNMVEKYMIRTLRHLRDRLDAMAP
- a CDS encoding FecR family protein; this translates as MTDNRARDEAAQWFVRLQDAELSATERQHFDAWRNAHPDHQYEFDVLQGVWRATDLLPKAHLQALCEAPVVRPKRRTALRYAVAASVVGVALGLGLFSGLGDPKPFSAEFSTRLGEHRQVALPDGSVMDLNSRSIVAVHYEKGRRGVELKRGEAMFSVEHDTRRPFVVAAGAGQVTVTGTRFDVRRDEDQTRVMVEAGTVKVQGSAPDNVVTLTAGLGTHVDNKGMVAAAYSVNTEELTAWRTGKLVFNNATLGDVAREVSRYREQPLRVSTPAVRDLRLTSVFKANDTDALLKALPHILPVALRTLPDGSQEIISR